A single window of Methylocella tundrae DNA harbors:
- a CDS encoding HlyD family secretion protein has translation MTRAYRIALIAAAFIALFALYEAVTSFVAYTDDAYVRSDLVAVAPQVTGRIIAVHVADNQWIKAGDPLIEIDPVPFQLAVNQFAAEIDEAKAQVQVDQDSIAAANDAVKAAVSALGLARITQQRAASLSAVDDVSQATIDRANDALSRAQAALSSAQSAVAATRATAVMHQASLRKAEAEMATAEWRLARTKAPAPIDGAINNLTVRVGDTGTANQPLIGIVAATGWRIIANYKQDYIRHFKIGAIAWVWLDSEPWRLHRARIAGVARGISRDEGADKLLPYVAPTTDWIRLQRRFPVTLTLIDPPANLYMGADARVAIFP, from the coding sequence GTGACGCGAGCATACCGCATTGCCCTGATCGCCGCCGCGTTCATTGCGCTTTTCGCGCTCTATGAAGCCGTCACCAGCTTTGTCGCCTACACGGACGACGCTTACGTCCGTTCCGACCTCGTCGCCGTGGCCCCGCAAGTGACGGGCCGGATCATCGCCGTCCACGTGGCCGATAATCAATGGATCAAGGCGGGTGATCCGCTCATCGAAATCGACCCGGTTCCATTTCAACTCGCCGTCAATCAGTTCGCGGCCGAGATCGATGAAGCGAAGGCGCAGGTTCAGGTCGATCAAGACTCGATCGCAGCCGCGAACGATGCAGTCAAGGCGGCGGTATCGGCGCTCGGCCTCGCGCGAATCACCCAGCAGCGCGCGGCCAGCCTCAGCGCGGTCGATGACGTGTCTCAAGCGACCATCGACAGGGCCAATGACGCGCTGAGCCGGGCGCAGGCGGCGCTATCCTCGGCGCAATCCGCCGTCGCCGCAACGAGAGCGACCGCCGTCATGCATCAAGCCTCCCTGCGCAAGGCGGAGGCGGAAATGGCCACCGCCGAGTGGCGCCTGGCGCGCACGAAAGCGCCCGCGCCGATCGACGGCGCGATCAATAATCTGACCGTGCGGGTTGGAGACACGGGGACCGCGAATCAGCCGCTGATCGGCATTGTCGCCGCGACGGGCTGGCGCATCATCGCCAATTACAAGCAGGATTACATTCGTCATTTCAAGATCGGCGCAATCGCCTGGGTGTGGCTCGATTCAGAGCCTTGGCGGCTGCATCGCGCGCGCATCGCGGGCGTTGCGCGAGGCATCAGCCGCGATGAGGGCGCGGACAAGCTTTTGCCTTACGTCGCGCCGACGACGGACTGGATCCGCTTGCAGCGGAGGTTTCCGGTCACGCTGACCCTGATCGATCCTCCCGCCAATCTTTATATGGGCGCCGACGCCCGCGTGGCGATCTTTCCGTGA
- a CDS encoding FUSC family protein, which produces MNVLTRAVAREARGFFDFLDALIADLKELSLTGPRARFSASAALSVGLATVIALAMHVDNVWWAGISAFMSSQATRPASVKKGALRIIGTVAGALIGVAMASWLAYDQVACCVFLLLATSLGMLGFQLSPHGYAWLLGSITFNLIVLTSLTAPAGTFHFAAYRVIEVVIGVCAAVLLAFLLEPRDGGPEPAKPPGWRAVFGAHWPAALHALRSGVTVMLIPPVWAWFELPSLSQMAITIAAVMAVPAPSDTARDPGRIMVARAIHRLIGCSFGGLIALVCLALPLTQFLPWLLTLCAGVWVGSHVQASPRAIGYVGTQAAIVFIMTLVQGFGAPTSIWPGLERLGGIFFGLLLLLAVSLVMAVLEPNPSETAETLD; this is translated from the coding sequence GTGAACGTCCTGACGAGGGCGGTGGCGCGCGAGGCGCGAGGCTTCTTCGACTTCCTCGATGCGCTGATCGCGGATCTGAAGGAGCTGAGCCTCACGGGACCGCGGGCGAGGTTTTCCGCCAGCGCCGCTCTATCCGTCGGTCTCGCGACGGTCATCGCGCTGGCGATGCATGTCGATAACGTCTGGTGGGCGGGAATCAGCGCTTTCATGTCCAGCCAGGCGACCCGCCCCGCCTCCGTCAAGAAAGGCGCCCTGCGCATCATCGGGACGGTGGCTGGAGCCTTGATCGGCGTGGCCATGGCGTCGTGGCTCGCCTATGATCAGGTCGCCTGTTGCGTTTTTCTCCTGCTCGCGACATCGCTCGGCATGCTTGGATTTCAGCTGAGCCCGCATGGCTATGCCTGGCTGCTTGGCTCGATCACGTTCAACTTGATCGTCCTGACATCGCTGACCGCGCCCGCGGGGACGTTCCATTTCGCTGCCTATCGGGTCATCGAGGTCGTTATCGGCGTCTGCGCGGCCGTTCTGCTCGCTTTCCTTCTCGAGCCGCGAGACGGTGGCCCGGAGCCGGCGAAGCCCCCTGGCTGGCGCGCGGTTTTCGGCGCGCATTGGCCGGCGGCGCTGCACGCCCTGAGAAGCGGCGTCACGGTGATGCTGATCCCGCCGGTCTGGGCCTGGTTCGAGTTGCCGAGTCTGTCGCAAATGGCGATCACGATCGCGGCCGTCATGGCGGTTCCGGCGCCGTCCGATACGGCGCGCGATCCAGGCCGCATCATGGTGGCCCGCGCCATCCACCGCTTGATCGGCTGCTCTTTTGGCGGGCTCATCGCGCTCGTTTGCCTCGCCCTGCCGCTGACGCAGTTTCTGCCTTGGCTTCTGACGCTGTGCGCGGGCGTCTGGGTCGGGTCGCATGTTCAGGCCAGTCCGCGCGCCATCGGCTATGTCGGCACGCAAGCGGCGATCGTGTTCATCATGACGCTCGTGCAGGGATTCGGGGCGCCGACGAGCATCTGGCCCGGTCTCGAGCGTCTCGGGGGCATCTTTTTCGGGCTTTTGCTGCTGCTTGCCGTTTCGCTCGTGATGGCGGTGCTTGAGCCAAATCCATCCGAGACGGCGGAAACTCTCGATTGA
- a CDS encoding XdhC family protein, which translates to MLASDDDILLEAQRWTSAGRALAIATVVETWGSAPRPVGSHLVVDAEGNFLGSVSGGCVEGEVVTQALAAIGAKSRHMLEFGVADETAWRAGLSCGGRIKVHVRQLDAEILERINAERAARRPCAIVTDLGSGAERLVRSDNLATDALAEKVAVQLRRRESGLAQEDGRAVFITVYAPPARIIAVGAVHISQALAPMARLAGFDPVIIDPRTAFATADRFPGAELVAEWPQDAFASVSLDAATAIVLLTHEPRIDDEALIRALRADCFYIGALGSRKTHARRLERMRAAGFSEASLGRIHAPIGLDIGARSPPEIAVAILGEIIEALRRGPHMAQSGRAA; encoded by the coding sequence ATGCTGGCGTCGGATGACGATATTCTCCTCGAGGCGCAACGCTGGACGTCTGCCGGGCGCGCCCTCGCCATAGCCACCGTCGTGGAAACCTGGGGCTCCGCGCCTCGGCCGGTCGGCAGTCATCTCGTCGTCGACGCCGAAGGCAATTTCCTCGGCTCGGTCTCCGGCGGCTGCGTCGAAGGCGAGGTGGTGACGCAGGCGCTGGCGGCGATCGGGGCGAAGAGCCGGCATATGCTAGAGTTCGGCGTCGCGGACGAGACCGCCTGGAGGGCGGGCCTTTCCTGCGGCGGCCGCATAAAGGTTCATGTGCGCCAGCTTGATGCGGAAATCCTCGAACGGATCAATGCCGAACGCGCGGCGCGGCGCCCTTGCGCGATTGTGACCGATCTTGGCTCCGGCGCTGAGCGGCTGGTTCGGTCGGACAATCTGGCCACCGATGCTTTGGCGGAAAAAGTGGCGGTGCAGCTGCGCCGGCGCGAAAGCGGCCTCGCGCAAGAGGATGGGCGAGCCGTCTTCATCACCGTTTACGCGCCCCCCGCGCGCATCATAGCGGTTGGCGCCGTGCATATTTCGCAGGCTTTGGCGCCGATGGCGCGGCTTGCCGGCTTCGATCCCGTCATCATCGATCCGCGCACGGCTTTCGCGACGGCGGACCGTTTTCCGGGCGCCGAACTCGTCGCGGAATGGCCGCAGGACGCATTCGCCTCGGTCAGTCTCGATGCGGCGACGGCGATCGTGCTGCTCACGCATGAACCGCGCATCGATGACGAAGCCCTCATCCGGGCTTTACGCGCGGATTGTTTTTATATCGGCGCCCTCGGATCGCGAAAGACCCATGCGCGGCGGCTGGAGCGTATGCGCGCCGCCGGTTTCAGTGAGGCTTCGCTTGGCCGCATTCACGCGCCGATCGGGCTCGACATCGGCGCCCGTAGTCCGCCTGAGATTGCCGTCGCCATTCTCGGCGAAATCATCGAGGCCCTGCGCCGCGGTCCGCACATGGCGCAATCCGGACGCGCGGCATGA
- a CDS encoding molybdopterin-binding protein, whose protein sequence is MKKGERIGADHIAALNAAGVAEIIVAEIEAGDVEENVAARRIARRLAGTHLRLDKAFTGRCNLIAERSGILVVDAAAIDRVNVVDESVTVATLPVFQKIIAGDMAATVKIIPFAISGAILDRAIASAGEAPLRIAPFQPLRVGVVSTLLPGLKASIVEKTLDALRARLLGAGATIALEERVGHETRALVGALGRIVPSTDLIIVFGASAITDRRDVIPSAIEKSGGRIAHFGMPVDPGNLLLIGHLPGLPPKPIIGAPGCARSPKENGFDFVLNRLLAGLDVGREDICRMGVGGLLGEIKSRPQPRQAGDG, encoded by the coding sequence TTGAAGAAAGGCGAACGCATTGGCGCGGATCATATCGCCGCGCTGAATGCCGCGGGCGTCGCCGAGATTATCGTGGCTGAGATCGAAGCCGGCGACGTCGAGGAGAATGTGGCGGCCCGACGCATCGCGCGACGGCTTGCCGGAACTCATCTTCGCCTCGATAAAGCCTTCACCGGCCGCTGCAACCTTATCGCCGAACGCAGCGGGATTCTTGTCGTGGACGCGGCGGCTATCGATCGCGTCAATGTCGTTGACGAAAGCGTCACCGTCGCCACCTTGCCGGTGTTTCAAAAGATTATCGCGGGCGACATGGCGGCGACGGTGAAGATCATTCCTTTCGCCATTTCCGGCGCGATTCTCGACCGGGCGATCGCGAGCGCGGGCGAAGCGCCGCTCAGGATCGCCCCTTTCCAGCCACTGCGCGTCGGCGTCGTCTCGACCCTGCTGCCGGGATTGAAAGCGTCGATCGTCGAAAAGACGCTCGACGCGCTCAGGGCGCGGCTGCTTGGCGCGGGAGCGACCATCGCGCTCGAAGAGCGCGTCGGCCATGAGACCCGCGCCCTTGTCGGCGCTCTCGGCCGCATTGTGCCTTCAACTGATCTCATCATCGTCTTTGGAGCCAGCGCGATCACCGATCGCCGCGACGTTATCCCAAGCGCGATTGAGAAGTCGGGCGGCCGCATCGCGCATTTCGGCATGCCCGTCGATCCAGGTAATCTTCTTCTCATTGGACATTTGCCGGGCTTGCCGCCAAAGCCGATCATCGGCGCCCCGGGCTGCGCGCGCTCGCCGAAGGAAAATGGCTTCGACTTCGTTCTGAACCGGCTGCTGGCGGGCCTCGACGTCGGTAGGGAAGACATATGCCGCATGGGCGTCGGCGGCCTTCTGGGCGAGATCAAGTCGCGCCCGCAGCCGCGGCAGGCCGGCGATGGCTGA